The proteins below come from a single Salinilacihabitans rarus genomic window:
- a CDS encoding DUF6293 family protein — MDPIALEEPHLTEYQEAQQRMGKTVHLIPVGFDFQRLVQPIARGTLEADEVHLLHSSREASAEEAQQLAERMVDRLEETFGTLLGKEVERHSIGDIFEFKDAYPMAYEMIQSHIDEGNDVWVNISSMPRTVAFAFASAANSLVVEKPELRDRVHTYYVSPEEYLVTQMIEELRKERDFLEDLKSEDPQAEERYERISDLVEDIDQSGVTKGAKQMNGGLHVEFPTVPSADLHDFEKTILHFLYDAGEVESTSELARELADHLDEEVDGDSFKSKVQYNVQKLEEKGLVNRTRVGNRTKTELGTMGELWVETHPR; from the coding sequence ATGGATCCAATCGCTTTAGAAGAACCCCACCTAACTGAATACCAAGAGGCACAACAGCGTATGGGGAAAACAGTCCATCTAATTCCAGTGGGATTCGACTTTCAGCGGCTCGTTCAGCCGATCGCGCGAGGAACGCTCGAGGCGGATGAAGTCCACTTGCTTCATTCATCACGAGAAGCAAGTGCTGAAGAGGCTCAGCAACTCGCGGAACGAATGGTTGACCGTCTAGAGGAAACCTTTGGGACTCTACTCGGCAAGGAGGTCGAACGACACTCGATTGGAGATATTTTCGAATTCAAAGATGCATATCCGATGGCGTATGAAATGATTCAGTCACATATCGACGAAGGAAATGACGTCTGGGTAAATATCTCTTCGATGCCGCGTACGGTCGCTTTTGCCTTCGCTAGCGCTGCCAATTCCCTCGTCGTCGAGAAACCAGAACTCCGTGATAGAGTTCACACGTACTATGTTTCGCCCGAAGAATATCTCGTTACCCAGATGATCGAGGAATTACGAAAGGAGCGTGATTTCCTCGAAGACCTCAAAAGCGAAGATCCACAGGCGGAAGAGCGTTATGAGCGTATCAGTGATTTAGTCGAAGACATTGATCAAAGCGGTGTCACCAAAGGGGCGAAACAAATGAACGGGGGGCTCCATGTTGAATTCCCGACCGTACCTTCTGCCGATCTACACGATTTCGAAAAAACGATATTACACTTCCTATATGATGCCGGTGAAGTGGAGTCTACTTCGGAATTAGCTCGGGAACTAGCAGACCACTTGGACGAAGAGGTCGACGGTGACTCCTTCAAAAGCAAAGTTCAGTACAATGTTCAAAAGCTCGAAGAGAAGGGGCTAGTCAATCGAACACGAGTTGGTAATCGAACTAAGACAGAGCTCGGAACTATGGGTGAACTCTGGGTCGAAACGCATCCTCGTTGA
- a CDS encoding CBASS oligonucleotide cyclase: MGNTRTVGEYQGGSGGGSRSPPSDDQASSDGEDSRREAEQKIEESHQDYAEDAQITDRQAKDMQERRENVVDNLKDEGLAIEEDHIYGSVMQGTMTGPLEEDSDVDVLVVLDADEHGRWATSQNGPQNALRAVKRRLEKKYPNQDVHIDRNVVAVKFSDFTVEVAPAFRYSDVHNAENPTDPVTIGGMEIPIQPMGADDPNNGYAIPDTYGGSSWVGTNPRKFQSMYDAVDENNGGNLQRVAVSAKKWNEENGKLVSSYHMVMMAYKYFQNDAPASASTHEHMSNFFRNLPRYVNDETREPVYREQIDKGMSTEEKKKAAKKAYQASEKIEEAEWLKKEGKTQEAKEKYREVYGDGFK, encoded by the coding sequence ATGGGTAACACTCGAACTGTCGGCGAGTATCAGGGTGGCTCTGGTGGAGGTAGTCGATCACCTCCTAGTGATGATCAGGCGTCCTCCGACGGAGAAGATTCTCGACGGGAGGCCGAGCAGAAGATCGAGGAGTCCCATCAGGACTACGCCGAAGACGCTCAGATAACCGATAGGCAGGCCAAAGATATGCAGGAACGGCGTGAAAACGTCGTTGACAATCTGAAAGACGAAGGTCTGGCGATCGAGGAGGATCACATCTACGGCTCGGTGATGCAGGGTACGATGACCGGTCCGCTAGAGGAGGACTCCGACGTCGATGTCTTGGTCGTCCTCGACGCCGATGAGCACGGTCGATGGGCTACTAGCCAGAACGGGCCCCAGAATGCTCTACGAGCTGTGAAGCGGCGACTGGAGAAGAAGTATCCCAACCAGGACGTCCATATCGATCGAAACGTGGTAGCGGTGAAGTTCAGTGATTTCACTGTCGAAGTCGCCCCTGCGTTCCGGTATAGCGACGTTCACAACGCGGAGAACCCCACAGATCCCGTTACCATCGGGGGCATGGAGATCCCGATTCAACCGATGGGTGCAGATGATCCCAACAACGGTTACGCTATTCCCGATACGTACGGAGGAAGCTCGTGGGTCGGAACGAACCCCCGTAAGTTCCAATCGATGTACGACGCAGTCGACGAGAATAACGGCGGCAACCTCCAGCGTGTTGCAGTCTCCGCGAAGAAGTGGAACGAGGAGAACGGTAAGCTGGTGAGTTCCTACCACATGGTGATGATGGCCTACAAATACTTCCAAAACGATGCTCCTGCTAGTGCTTCTACTCACGAGCACATGAGCAACTTCTTCCGGAACCTCCCACGGTACGTCAACGACGAGACTCGAGAACCAGTCTATCGCGAGCAGATTGATAAGGGAATGAGTACGGAAGAAAAGAAGAAAGCCGCCAAAAAGGCGTATCAGGCTAGCGAGAAGATCGAGGAAGCGGAATGGCTCAAAAAGGAAGGCAAAACCCAGGAAGCCAAAGAGAAATATCGCGAAGTCTACGGCGACGGCTTCAAGTAG
- a CDS encoding SLATT domain-containing protein, translated as MTDDDFDYEAHERLRERVANEADSVLWTFKAYYVGADWYAKLDRRLDWFVFGVAGLLTVALIWDSTPQIILVSLAITTAIISGYRRMADPGDTAENYYRAANAYHRLFDDYRDFIKLELARKEVGLEQMRSRYRELAKRRRNLNEDMPEVTSKWYEKLDESIYEEIETTEEAKERLTGEARLAPADPDHSLSEEEVADRLADDAELEDHSEKST; from the coding sequence ATGACAGACGACGATTTCGACTACGAGGCACACGAACGGCTGCGCGAACGCGTAGCTAACGAAGCAGATAGCGTCTTGTGGACGTTCAAAGCCTACTACGTTGGCGCAGATTGGTATGCGAAGTTAGACCGCCGTCTCGATTGGTTCGTTTTCGGCGTCGCAGGGTTGCTAACGGTCGCTCTCATCTGGGATTCGACGCCCCAGATTATTCTAGTTAGTCTGGCGATCACCACGGCTATCATCTCCGGTTATCGGAGGATGGCAGATCCTGGTGACACAGCCGAGAACTATTACCGTGCAGCAAACGCGTATCATCGGCTTTTCGACGATTATCGCGACTTCATCAAGTTGGAATTGGCCAGGAAAGAGGTCGGTCTCGAACAAATGCGGTCGCGCTATCGGGAACTGGCCAAGCGGCGACGGAACCTCAATGAGGATATGCCCGAGGTAACCAGCAAGTGGTACGAAAAGCTGGATGAATCCATCTACGAGGAGATAGAGACCACCGAGGAGGCCAAAGAACGTCTCACTGGTGAGGCTAGGCTGGCTCCTGCTGACCCTGATCACAGTCTTTCTGAGGAAGAGGTCGCAGATCGGTTGGCAGACGATGCCGAATTGGAGGACCATTCCGAGAAGTCGACTTAG
- a CDS encoding BREX protein BrxB domain-containing protein — MSQGSSSPYREFKEKLRTFAQGQHGIRNPFVIAAVDPAVEHRTADRLETWASGRMEPPEIPDDVTVQPIWLDELLPQTDVYKLLVDLGEPLANLEGDASPGERIEETMQDQLAEELVQQMIERELSEEQLETQSHVVLLLNLGSLYPFTRASELLDELDRRNVKSTIGIPFPGELVGGKLSFYGGESRHYYPAHQIDGKIQEVHLQ; from the coding sequence ATGAGCCAAGGAAGTTCGTCGCCGTACCGTGAATTCAAAGAGAAGTTGCGTACGTTCGCACAAGGCCAACACGGGATTCGCAACCCGTTCGTCATCGCTGCCGTCGATCCAGCGGTCGAGCACCGGACGGCTGACCGCCTCGAAACCTGGGCGAGTGGTCGAATGGAACCACCAGAAATCCCCGACGACGTTACTGTTCAGCCGATCTGGCTCGACGAGTTACTCCCGCAGACTGACGTGTATAAACTCCTTGTCGATCTGGGTGAACCACTGGCCAATCTCGAGGGTGACGCTTCGCCGGGTGAGCGTATCGAAGAGACGATGCAGGACCAGCTTGCCGAAGAACTCGTCCAACAGATGATCGAGCGCGAGCTCAGCGAAGAACAGCTGGAGACCCAAAGCCACGTCGTCCTCTTGCTCAACCTCGGCAGTCTGTATCCGTTCACACGCGCGTCAGAACTGCTCGACGAACTCGACCGACGCAACGTGAAGTCTACAATCGGAATTCCCTTCCCCGGAGAACTTGTGGGAGGGAAATTGAGCTTCTACGGCGGCGAGTCACGACACTACTACCCGGCACATCAGATTGACGGCAAAATTCAGGAGGTGCATCTGCAATGA
- the pglX gene encoding BREX-5 system adenine-specific DNA-methyltransferase PglX has protein sequence MASDSLSQRKAQLDKEEREHLEDVVEDLRERVEDNVEFQLTQKGLDDEPEDFDDLDEDTQKLAEAIDLEGVDGHTWDEAFEQYVTGVGYTIVNRLAALRCMEVRDFIDEEVTVFKDNGLTPAAETLVHEEFLLEDEAIIQAYHDACDRLAEEIEILFNRDSAYSQIDPDDDTFEELCGMLDEIPDEVWRADDVLGWVYEYYNRPVVEALDAKNKLEPEDVGPANQFYTPHWVVRMLADNSLGKLYLEATDQEDTIPEPEALSPEERKERLATPADAPSVPELCTYLIPDEESGDAPEFDHPRELRVIDPACGSGHFLLYAFDILERIWWAETDLDRAEIPSKVLEHNLYGIDIDLRSCQLSAFNLYLKARTRTEAEDGQFEMPNVGIVCADARVAEVEEATDVLDEITGEGSDLREALDDVIETFQHTEALGSLLDVNGTLEEAFDSSKTQAELSDYNGGAHQSLHSFLKALRRAVEDQTSDSFGEQNLRSFLHLLVVLTQEYDTALMNPPYGSRGRMPKAVRDYVEDHYLYKPQYYINFFEACERLAKDAGRVGMLVPRSFLFSQTFEPFRADFIGDRGGFDFLAEYGYEILDNATVATAGTVVRKNAQQDDTGTFIRLHDVDKSEKELTYLRSSFGSDDTDIKRYFSIEMSEFESVPGSSICYSLPSKIRSLHDTELKIDPSVPDIEGQGIGDVKVGMQTGNNARFLRKHWEVNEPHFRPFTNAGGDVWVRPQIDEVINWEDEGSHVARSSSSVLRNMSYQTREGLTWAYIKRTGRRFGHYPSGGYFGHASNMLFPNEDLSTWLLLGALNTDLFHSLALCLTPGRKWESGYIGMLPWFRELEENKQIAEKAKQQHALFLERRTHEMQSPYYVGPKLLPESAVSGFFYPNHQHTRDTSKSAESLFETGNKEDTLIEVCRKSEKTDLIRRQRIQALADEIDQRVCETLGIDDETRDQIQQEIWLRTVEKPSDREVPNPEAVPDRPDGFPEQVKNLVLHFTLRAVQESDDGIIPLSAVEGKDDLLTLIEAEFERIWGEYADDRIAEVDDVLGNESATEEAYPNLRKWLEEDLFDYHVQKFDRTPILWRFTTERLVSDPEGEGFGCLVDYHQLDESVFDRLQNRYLEPRKNLLRERRSAANRRRSDDSLSASEQAEAAEEYARCESGLEQIAVFEERLAELAQPEPRQWSADEQQATDAAAERVSEFRRRTEERLEIVDELAAMEDVDMGELFTGNFYEKVENKREEWFDALEDLEAAFEAYAADSDQPVEAHLYDLFDYYTDDLLGSSHFASNGILYMTYYFDNFEKADQARLDDAGISRRQRLISQLASDLDEYIELGESISEDCEEVSSEIPSDWADRALSEITTAGYQPNHKYGVEINITPLADAEIVPKTVDDDVL, from the coding sequence ATGGCAAGCGATTCTCTCTCCCAACGGAAGGCCCAACTGGACAAAGAAGAACGCGAACATCTCGAGGATGTCGTCGAGGACCTACGTGAGCGCGTCGAGGATAACGTCGAATTTCAACTCACGCAGAAAGGACTCGATGACGAACCAGAGGACTTTGACGATCTCGATGAGGACACTCAGAAACTCGCTGAAGCTATTGACCTCGAAGGAGTCGATGGTCACACCTGGGACGAGGCGTTCGAACAGTACGTAACTGGCGTCGGCTACACGATCGTCAATCGTCTTGCTGCGCTTCGCTGCATGGAGGTACGGGACTTCATCGATGAGGAGGTCACCGTCTTCAAAGACAACGGTCTGACACCCGCTGCTGAGACTCTCGTTCACGAGGAGTTCCTGCTTGAGGACGAAGCAATTATCCAAGCATATCACGACGCTTGTGACCGATTGGCTGAGGAGATAGAGATTCTCTTCAACCGGGACTCGGCCTACAGCCAGATTGACCCGGACGACGATACCTTCGAGGAACTTTGCGGAATGCTCGACGAGATTCCCGACGAGGTCTGGCGGGCCGACGATGTCCTCGGCTGGGTCTACGAATATTACAACCGTCCAGTCGTCGAGGCGTTGGATGCCAAGAACAAACTTGAACCGGAGGACGTCGGTCCGGCGAACCAGTTCTACACGCCTCACTGGGTCGTTCGCATGCTCGCAGATAACTCACTTGGGAAACTCTACCTTGAAGCAACCGACCAAGAGGATACTATCCCGGAACCTGAAGCCCTCTCTCCTGAGGAGCGAAAAGAACGCCTGGCCACGCCGGCGGACGCTCCCAGCGTTCCGGAACTCTGCACGTACCTCATCCCAGACGAGGAATCCGGCGACGCCCCGGAATTCGACCATCCACGAGAACTGCGTGTCATTGATCCCGCGTGTGGCAGCGGACACTTCCTACTATACGCCTTCGACATTTTGGAGCGTATCTGGTGGGCCGAAACTGATCTTGATCGAGCAGAGATTCCCTCGAAGGTTCTGGAGCACAACCTTTACGGTATCGACATCGACCTGCGCTCCTGCCAGCTCTCGGCATTCAATCTCTATCTCAAAGCTCGAACTCGTACTGAAGCAGAAGACGGGCAGTTCGAGATGCCGAACGTCGGGATCGTCTGTGCAGACGCTCGCGTTGCCGAGGTTGAGGAAGCTACCGACGTGCTGGACGAGATCACCGGTGAGGGGAGCGATCTTCGGGAGGCGTTGGACGACGTGATCGAGACGTTCCAGCACACCGAGGCGCTCGGGAGCCTGCTAGATGTAAATGGGACGCTGGAAGAAGCGTTCGATTCCAGTAAGACGCAAGCGGAACTCAGCGACTACAACGGGGGGGCCCACCAGTCGCTGCATTCCTTCCTGAAAGCGCTTCGGCGGGCAGTAGAGGATCAGACGAGCGATTCGTTTGGTGAGCAGAACCTCCGGAGTTTCCTGCATCTATTAGTGGTGCTGACACAGGAGTACGATACGGCCCTGATGAACCCGCCTTATGGGTCGCGGGGTCGAATGCCGAAAGCTGTTCGAGACTATGTAGAGGATCATTATTTGTATAAACCACAATACTACATCAATTTCTTTGAAGCCTGTGAACGGTTGGCTAAAGACGCAGGACGTGTAGGTATGTTGGTCCCCCGTTCGTTCCTTTTCAGTCAGACATTCGAGCCGTTCCGTGCTGATTTCATCGGGGACCGAGGGGGATTCGATTTCCTTGCGGAATATGGGTACGAGATATTGGACAATGCAACCGTCGCAACAGCAGGAACGGTTGTCCGTAAGAATGCCCAACAGGATGATACTGGGACCTTCATCCGCCTTCATGATGTTGATAAGTCAGAGAAAGAGCTCACGTATCTTCGATCCAGTTTCGGCAGTGATGACACTGATATAAAGAGATACTTCTCGATAGAAATGAGCGAATTCGAATCGGTTCCGGGTTCATCGATCTGCTACTCGTTGCCCTCGAAAATCAGAAGCCTCCATGACACAGAGCTGAAAATAGACCCGTCAGTCCCGGATATTGAGGGCCAGGGAATCGGTGATGTAAAGGTCGGAATGCAGACTGGAAACAACGCACGATTCCTCCGCAAGCACTGGGAAGTCAACGAGCCACACTTTAGACCGTTCACCAACGCGGGTGGAGATGTTTGGGTCCGGCCACAGATTGATGAAGTCATTAACTGGGAAGACGAGGGAAGTCATGTCGCTCGGTCATCCAGCTCAGTCCTTCGAAATATGAGCTATCAGACCCGAGAAGGGCTAACTTGGGCATATATCAAGCGCACCGGGCGACGCTTTGGTCATTATCCCAGCGGCGGGTACTTCGGTCACGCGAGTAATATGCTGTTCCCGAATGAGGACCTTTCTACTTGGTTGTTATTAGGGGCATTGAATACCGACCTCTTCCACAGCCTTGCTCTGTGTCTCACTCCCGGACGGAAGTGGGAGTCTGGGTATATCGGTATGCTCCCGTGGTTCCGAGAGTTAGAGGAAAACAAACAGATAGCGGAGAAAGCCAAGCAACAGCATGCTCTATTCTTGGAAAGACGAACGCATGAAATGCAGAGTCCCTACTACGTTGGCCCAAAACTCCTCCCGGAATCTGCCGTGTCTGGATTCTTCTATCCGAACCATCAGCACACGCGGGATACATCGAAGAGTGCGGAAAGCCTGTTTGAGACCGGTAATAAGGAAGATACCCTGATCGAAGTCTGCCGGAAATCCGAAAAGACCGACCTCATTCGTAGACAGCGTATCCAAGCACTTGCAGACGAAATCGACCAAAGAGTGTGTGAGACGTTGGGAATTGATGATGAAACTCGGGATCAAATCCAACAAGAAATTTGGCTCCGAACTGTCGAGAAACCTAGCGACCGCGAAGTACCGAATCCAGAAGCAGTACCGGATAGACCCGATGGGTTCCCTGAACAAGTGAAGAATCTTGTACTGCATTTCACCCTTCGTGCAGTCCAGGAATCTGACGACGGCATTATCCCCCTCTCCGCCGTCGAGGGCAAGGACGATCTCCTGACCCTCATCGAGGCAGAGTTTGAGCGTATCTGGGGCGAGTACGCCGACGACCGCATTGCCGAGGTCGACGACGTACTTGGGAACGAGAGCGCTACTGAGGAAGCCTATCCCAACCTTAGAAAGTGGCTGGAGGAGGATCTCTTTGACTACCACGTTCAGAAGTTCGACCGCACACCCATCCTTTGGCGGTTCACGACCGAGCGACTCGTCTCAGACCCAGAAGGCGAAGGGTTCGGCTGTCTCGTGGACTACCACCAACTGGATGAAAGCGTATTCGACCGCTTACAGAACCGCTATCTCGAACCGCGGAAGAATCTCCTGCGCGAGCGTCGAAGCGCCGCGAATCGTCGCCGGAGCGATGATTCACTCTCCGCGAGCGAGCAGGCTGAGGCTGCCGAGGAGTACGCCCGGTGTGAGAGTGGGCTCGAACAGATCGCGGTGTTCGAAGAACGACTCGCCGAGTTGGCACAGCCCGAGCCCCGTCAGTGGTCGGCCGACGAGCAACAGGCCACTGACGCAGCTGCCGAGCGTGTTTCCGAGTTCCGCCGTCGAACCGAAGAACGTCTCGAGATTGTCGATGAACTCGCTGCGATGGAGGATGTGGATATGGGTGAACTGTTCACCGGGAATTTCTACGAGAAGGTCGAGAACAAGCGTGAGGAATGGTTCGACGCGCTGGAAGACCTCGAGGCTGCATTCGAAGCGTACGCGGCAGACTCAGATCAGCCCGTGGAAGCACACCTGTACGATTTGTTTGACTACTACACTGACGACCTCCTCGGGAGTTCGCACTTCGCGAGTAATGGCATCCTCTACATGACATACTACTTCGACAACTTCGAAAAGGCCGATCAGGCCCGGCTCGATGATGCCGGCATCTCACGGCGACAGCGGCTGATCTCCCAGCTTGCGAGTGACTTAGATGAGTATATCGAACTCGGTGAGTCCATTTCTGAGGACTGTGAGGAGGTCTCGTCAGAAATCCCGTCCGACTGGGCCGACCGCGCGCTATCGGAAATCACCACTGCTGGCTACCAGCCGAATCACAAGTACGGCGTCGAAATCAACATCACGCCGCTTGCCGATGCCGAAATCGTTCCGAAGACTGTTGACGACGACGTCCTGTAA
- a CDS encoding DUF1819 family protein has protein sequence MTILSDGGGTRLPSLSRQLSSSDVNMDLTMCGLLVERAEELSSLYEEHGNWNTVKEVWFDERRANRSTRGSAQKIYRVLTSRFKNAPADLPNPRDLPAVLDACATSRDKAQVLYPYLIADDALVRYVVHEYIQRLSSDHPDALDFSNETLMTILNEFEYADGTSFDYAESTTKRWCEGFRSVMREIGVLENQQDVVGNPPSLGDIPLLVAMGYSYEVGADDWFESPTGLLYLFQPSDRWEELYDRAAETDEWEFVELHGSLQLRPVTEPYSWVSQEGAE, from the coding sequence ATGACGATCCTTTCGGACGGCGGGGGCACGCGATTACCCTCACTTTCCCGCCAGCTCTCGAGTTCGGACGTGAACATGGATCTAACCATGTGTGGTCTTCTCGTTGAGCGAGCAGAGGAACTTTCGAGCCTGTACGAAGAGCACGGTAACTGGAACACAGTCAAGGAAGTCTGGTTTGATGAACGCCGTGCAAACCGTAGCACGAGAGGCAGTGCTCAAAAAATATACCGTGTACTCACATCCCGGTTCAAGAACGCCCCCGCAGACCTTCCGAATCCGCGCGATCTTCCCGCCGTGCTAGATGCTTGCGCGACATCGAGAGATAAAGCGCAAGTGCTCTATCCATATCTCATCGCTGACGACGCACTTGTTCGCTACGTCGTCCACGAATATATTCAGCGACTTTCATCGGATCATCCTGATGCCCTCGATTTCTCCAATGAGACGCTCATGACTATCCTCAACGAGTTCGAGTACGCTGACGGGACATCGTTCGACTACGCTGAATCTACTACGAAACGGTGGTGCGAAGGGTTCCGCTCGGTCATGCGTGAAATCGGCGTGCTGGAAAATCAGCAAGACGTGGTTGGGAACCCACCATCGCTGGGAGACATCCCACTCCTCGTCGCGATGGGATATTCGTACGAGGTGGGTGCGGATGACTGGTTTGAGTCACCGACTGGTCTCCTCTACCTGTTCCAACCGAGTGATCGCTGGGAAGAACTCTACGACAGGGCAGCTGAGACAGATGAGTGGGAGTTCGTTGAACTACATGGAAGCCTCCAACTTCGGCCAGTTACCGAACCGTACTCATGGGTCAGTCAGGAGGGTGCTGAATAA